The proteins below come from a single Drosophila suzukii chromosome X, CBGP_Dsuzu_IsoJpt1.0, whole genome shotgun sequence genomic window:
- the LOC118878224 gene encoding kinetochore protein Nuf2 homolog, which yields MEDFLGEEEEAIPRNRRIAKMKRADLIAELRHEQRRTQAMVKRRDEIKAALRQCNIQLTDTRRISEELANERNALLQTFQQEMQDNEAKETHLNLEIGVMANQRDDLKQEMQGVKDELSRIHEENSCSICLSPWDSEGPHRIVSLKCGHLFGDKLLLDQHRSPQEQ from the coding sequence ATGGAGGATTTTTTAGGAGAGGAAGAGGAGGCGATCCCGCGAAATAGGAGAATCGCCAAGATGAAACGTGCTGATTTGATCGCTGAACTTCGCCACGAGCAAAGAAGAACCCAGGCGATGGTCAAGCGGCGGGACGAGATTAAAGCTGCCCTGCGGCAGTGCAACATACAGCTGACGGACACCAGGCGCATTTCGGAGGAATTGGCCAACGAGAGGAATGCCCTGTTGCAGACGTTTCAACAGGAAATGCAAGATAACGAAGCCAAGGAGACACACCTCAACTTGGAGATCGGTGTTATGGCCAATCAGCGGGATGATTTGAAACAGGAAATGCAAGGGGTGAAAGATGAGCTGAGCAGGATCCACGAGGAGAACAGCTGTTCGATTTGCCTCTCGCCCTGGgattccgaaggcccccaTCGCATTGTGTCCCTGAAGTGCGGCCATCTTTTCGGGGACAAGCTGCTCCTTGATCAACATCGGTCTCCCCAAGAACAGTGA